From one Bos javanicus breed banteng chromosome 15, ARS-OSU_banteng_1.0, whole genome shotgun sequence genomic stretch:
- the LOC133261280 gene encoding olfactory receptor 51I2-like, giving the protein MGLFNITHPAFFLLTGIPGLESSQFWLAGPLCVMYAVALGGNTVILQAVRVEPSLHQPMYYFLSMLSFSDMAMSMATLPTVLRTFCLNARTIDFDACLIQMFLIHSFSMMESGILLAMSFDRYVAICDPLRYATVLTNEVIAGMGLAVTARSFIILFPLPFLFKRLPICRTNVLSHSYCLHPDMMKLACADITINSIYGFFVLISTFGMDLLFIFLSYVLILHSVMAIASREERLKALNTCVSHILAVLAFYVPMIGVSTVHRFGKHVPRYIHVLLSNIYLFVPPVLNPLIYSAKTKEIRQAIVRMFHRIKM; this is encoded by the coding sequence ATGGGGTTGTTCAATATCACTCACCCTGCCTTTTTCCTTCTGACTGGTATCCCTGGCCTGGAGAGCTCTCAATTCTGGCTAGCAGGACCCCTCTGTGTGATGTATGCTGTGGCTCTTGGGGGCAACACAGtgatcctgcaagctgtgagaGTGGAGCCCAGCCTGCATCAGCCCATGTACTACTTCCTGTCCATGCTGTCTTTCAGTGACATGGCCATGTCCATGGCCACACTGCCTACCGTTCTCAGAACCTTCTGCCTCAATGCCCGCACCATTGATTTTGATGCCTGCCTAATCCAGATGTTCCTCATTCATTCCTTCTCCATGATGGAGTCAGGCATTCTGCTGGCCATGAGctttgaccgctatgtggccatttgTGATCCCTTGCGCTATGCTACTGTACTCACTAACGAAGTCATCGCTGGAATGGGTTTAGCAGTGACTGCTCGGAGTTTTATcatcctctttcctcttccctttcttttcaagAGGCTGCCTATCTGCAGGACCAATGTCCTTTCCCACTCCTACTGCCTCCACCCAGACATGATGAAGCTGGCCTGTGCTGATATCACTATCAACAGCATCTATGGATTCTTTGTTCTTATTTCCACGTTTGGCATGGACTTGTTATTTATCTTCCTCTCCTATGTGCTCATTCTGCACTCAGTCATGGCCATTGCCTCCCGTGAGGAACGCCTCAAAGCTCTCAACACATGTGTGTCACATATCTTGGCTGTACTTGCATTTTATGTACCAATGATTGGAGTCTCCACAGTGCACCGCTTTGGGAAGCATGTCCCACGCTACATACATGTCCTTTTGTCCAACATCTACCTCTTTGTGCCTCCCGTGCTCAACCCTCTCATTTATAGCGCCAAGACAAAGGAGATCCGCCAAGCCATCGTTCGCATGTTTCACCGCATCAAAATGTGA
- the LOC133261281 gene encoding olfactory receptor 51I2: MGLFNITHPAFFLLTGIPGLESSQFWLAGPLCVMYAVALGGNTVILQAVRVEPSLHQPMYYFLSMLSFSDMAMSMATLPTVLRTFCLNARTIDFDACLIQMFLIHSFSMMESGILLAMSFDRYVAVCDPLRYATVLTSEVIAGMGLAVTARSFITLFPLPFLIQRLPICRSNVLSHSYCLHPDMMKLACADITINIIYGLFVLISTFGMDLLFIFLSYVLILHSVMAIASREERLKALNTCVSHILAVLAFYVPMIGVSMVHRFGKNIPRYIHVLLSNIYLFVPPVLNPLIYSAKTKEIRRAIVHMFHHIKM; encoded by the coding sequence ATGGGGTTGTTCAATATCACTCACCCTGCCTTTTTCCTTCTGACTGGTATCCCTGGCCTGGAGAGCTCTCAATTCTGGCTAGCAGGACCCCTCTGTGTGATGTATGCTGTGGCTCTTGGGGGCAACACAGtgatcctgcaagctgtgagaGTGGAGCCCAGCCTGCATCAGCCCATGTACTACTTCCTGTCCATGCTGTCTTTCAGTGACATGGCCATGTCCATGGCCACACTGCCTACCGTTCTCAGAACCTTCTGTCTCAATGCCCGCACCATTGATTTTGATGCCTGCCTAATCCAGATGTTCCTCATTCATTCCTTCTCCATGATGGAGTCAGGCATTCTGCTGGCCATGAGctttgaccgctatgtggccgTTTGTGATCCCTTGCGCTATGCCACTGTACTCACTAGCGAAGTCATCGCTGGAATGGGTTTAGCAGTGACTGCTCGGAGCTTCATCAccctttttcctcttcccttcctcatCCAGAGGCTGCCTATCTGCAGGTCCAATGTCCTTTCCCACTCCTACTGCCTCCACCCAGACATGATGAAGCTGGCTTGTGCTGACATCACAATCAATATCATCTATGGACTCTTTGTTCTTATTTCCACGTTTGGCATGGACTTGTTATTTATCTTCCTCTCCTATGTGCTCATTCTGCACTCAGTCATGGCCATTGCCTCCCGTGAGGAACGCCTCAAAGCTCTCAACACATGTGTGTCACATATCTTGGCTGTACTTGCATTTTATGTACCAATGATTGGGGTCTCCATGGTGCACCGCTTTGGGAAAAATATTCCACGCTACATACATGTCCTTTTGTCCAACATCTACCTCTTCGTGCCTCCTGTGCTCAACCCTCTCATTTATAGCGCCAAGACAAAGGAGATCCGTAGAGCCATTGTTCACATGTTTCACCACATCAAAATGTGA